One part of the Halobacteriovorax vibrionivorans genome encodes these proteins:
- the ccoS gene encoding cbb3-type cytochrome oxidase assembly protein CcoS — MEVIFVLLPLAIMLGVAFLVFFIWAAKSGQYDDLDTPSVRMLFDDDKDIKTEKKKNHINDDVINKKEE; from the coding sequence ATGGAAGTCATATTTGTTTTGTTACCTCTTGCGATAATGCTAGGTGTGGCGTTTCTAGTTTTCTTTATTTGGGCCGCAAAGAGCGGACAATATGATGACTTAGATACGCCATCAGTAAGAATGTTATTTGATGATGATAAAGATATTAAAACTGAGAAGAAAAAAAATCATATAAATGATGATGTTATAAACAAAAAGGAAGAGTGA
- the ccoN gene encoding cytochrome-c oxidase, cbb3-type subunit I, producing MSTNHEAQLEEFSYDDKISKAFLMATILWGAIALFMGVFIAFQLAYWKFNLGLEWTTFGRLRPLHTNAAIFAFVGNGMFLGVYYSTQRLCKTRMFSDFLSWVHFWGWQLIIVSAAITLPLGITTGKEYAELEWPIDIAIAVVWVVFAVNFFGTLIKRRERHMYVALWFYIATIVTVAVLHIFNSLSLPVSFMKSYPVYAGIQDALVQWWYGHNAVAFFLTTPFLGIMYYFIPKAANRPVYSYRLSIIHYWSLVFIYIWAGPHHLLYTSVPDWVQTLGMTFSIILWMPSWGGMINGLLTLRGVWDKVRTEPMLKYFATAVTFYGMATFEGPLLSIKSVNYIGHFTDWVVGHVHAGTIGWNYMMIAGVIYFLVPKLFKTEIYSKKIANAQFWLATIGLLLYMMSMWVAGITQGLMWRAVDASGKLVYPNFIETVVKVVPMYWVRAFGGVFVLVGFFLMIFNIWMTYRKSKWVNQDKEEAEEVYKAAPLSAQPEEKDADSHRKLEGLPMVFTVLTLLAILVGGAVEIIPSILSDRFVEKDPRVKPYTPLELLGRDIYVKEGCYVCHSQQIRPTVSEKLRYGNPSVAAESVYDRPFQWGSRRIGPDLARVGGKYNDMWHYRHMINPREVTAGSIMPNYDWLTKKKVNFKMLPKKMNAMMALGTPYTPEQVTRSIDDAMAQAQEIAQGLSENGVSMKVADKEIVALIAYLQRLGIDTKEEAGE from the coding sequence ATGAGTACAAATCATGAAGCCCAATTAGAAGAGTTTTCGTACGACGACAAGATTTCGAAAGCCTTCTTAATGGCAACAATTCTCTGGGGTGCGATAGCTCTATTCATGGGAGTCTTTATTGCATTTCAACTAGCTTATTGGAAATTTAACCTTGGGCTAGAATGGACAACTTTTGGTCGTTTAAGACCACTTCACACTAATGCGGCGATCTTTGCCTTTGTTGGAAACGGGATGTTTCTTGGTGTTTACTACTCGACTCAGAGACTATGTAAAACAAGAATGTTCTCAGACTTCTTATCTTGGGTACACTTTTGGGGTTGGCAATTAATTATTGTTTCAGCTGCCATTACACTCCCACTGGGAATTACAACTGGTAAAGAGTATGCAGAACTAGAATGGCCAATTGATATTGCTATTGCAGTTGTGTGGGTTGTCTTTGCTGTAAACTTCTTTGGAACACTGATAAAGAGACGTGAACGTCATATGTACGTCGCTCTTTGGTTCTATATTGCAACGATTGTAACAGTAGCTGTTCTTCACATCTTTAACTCTCTTTCACTACCTGTAAGCTTTATGAAGTCTTATCCGGTATATGCAGGGATTCAAGATGCACTTGTTCAGTGGTGGTATGGCCACAACGCCGTTGCCTTCTTTTTAACAACTCCATTTCTAGGGATTATGTACTACTTCATTCCAAAAGCGGCCAATCGTCCGGTTTATTCTTACCGTCTATCGATTATCCACTATTGGTCTTTAGTATTCATTTATATTTGGGCAGGTCCTCACCACCTACTCTACACTTCAGTTCCAGACTGGGTACAAACACTAGGGATGACTTTCTCTATTATTCTATGGATGCCTTCTTGGGGTGGGATGATCAACGGTCTTCTAACTCTACGAGGAGTATGGGATAAAGTACGTACAGAACCAATGCTTAAATACTTTGCCACTGCTGTAACTTTCTACGGAATGGCAACATTTGAAGGTCCTCTACTGTCAATCAAATCAGTAAACTACATTGGACACTTTACTGACTGGGTAGTTGGTCACGTACACGCAGGAACGATTGGTTGGAACTACATGATGATTGCTGGGGTAATCTACTTCTTAGTTCCAAAATTATTTAAAACAGAAATCTATTCAAAGAAAATTGCAAACGCACAATTCTGGCTAGCAACAATTGGACTTCTACTTTATATGATGTCGATGTGGGTTGCTGGTATCACTCAAGGTCTAATGTGGCGTGCAGTTGATGCTTCAGGAAAACTTGTTTATCCAAACTTTATTGAAACAGTAGTAAAAGTTGTACCTATGTATTGGGTAAGAGCTTTTGGTGGTGTATTCGTTCTAGTTGGTTTCTTCTTAATGATTTTTAATATTTGGATGACATATAGAAAATCAAAATGGGTAAACCAAGATAAAGAAGAAGCAGAAGAAGTATACAAAGCAGCTCCTTTATCAGCACAACCTGAAGAAAAAGATGCAGATAGCCACCGTAAGCTTGAAGGTTTACCAATGGTATTTACTGTACTTACTCTTCTAGCGATTCTTGTTGGTGGTGCTGTCGAGATTATTCCATCAATTCTATCGGATCGTTTTGTAGAAAAAGATCCACGAGTAAAACCATATACTCCACTTGAATTACTTGGACGTGATATCTACGTAAAAGAAGGTTGTTATGTATGTCACTCTCAACAAATTAGACCAACTGTTTCTGAAAAGCTTCGCTATGGTAACCCATCAGTAGCGGCCGAATCAGTATATGATAGGCCATTTCAGTGGGGATCACGTCGTATTGGTCCAGACCTTGCTCGTGTGGGTGGAAAGTACAACGATATGTGGCACTATCGCCATATGATCAATCCACGTGAAGTAACAGCTGGATCGATTATGCCAAATTATGATTGGTTAACTAAAAAGAAAGTAAACTTTAAAATGCTTCCAAAGAAAATGAATGCAATGATGGCACTTGGAACTCCTTACACTCCTGAGCAAGTAACTCGCTCAATTGACGATGCGATGGCACAAGCTCAAGAGATCGCACAAGGTCTAAGTGAGAATGGTGTTTCGATGAAAGTTGCCGATAAAGAAATCGTTGCTCTAATCGCCTATCTTCAAAGACTTGGTATTGATACTAAAGAAGAGGCAGGAGAATAG
- a CDS encoding cbb3-type cytochrome oxidase subunit 3 yields MKTEAMQNMPWEWMPTLALLIFFTIFVAVLAWSHRPGSKKLYEEVANNALSDGEAVKNENKGSNNE; encoded by the coding sequence ATGAAAACAGAAGCAATGCAAAACATGCCATGGGAATGGATGCCAACATTAGCACTTCTAATTTTCTTTACGATCTTCGTAGCAGTCCTGGCCTGGTCACATCGACCAGGCTCTAAAAAGCTCTACGAAGAAGTGGCAAACAATGCCCTTTCTGATGGCGAAGCCGTCAAAAATGAAAACAAAGGAAGCAACAATGAGTAA
- a CDS encoding c-type cytochrome, with protein sequence MSNENKNSKSENIVLEDEKHLVLDHDYDGIQELNHPLPSWWSGLWALSFIFSIPYFMYYVLMDGPTLLETYKKDMQEMQKVIDAEAANTANFDIEVYNKYVETDAAKELGNTVFIDNCAACHLEDGGGDIGPNLTDKHWKNIKKFAPEQIYSFIVHGNVDMGMPAWGEVLSKEDIMAVTDHVIQLQGTTPAKAKEPQGEILDY encoded by the coding sequence ATGAGTAACGAAAACAAAAATAGCAAGAGCGAAAATATTGTTTTAGAAGATGAAAAACATCTAGTCCTCGATCATGACTACGATGGGATACAAGAGCTTAATCACCCACTTCCAAGTTGGTGGAGTGGACTTTGGGCGCTTTCTTTCATTTTCTCAATCCCTTACTTTATGTATTATGTTTTAATGGATGGTCCAACACTACTTGAAACGTACAAAAAAGATATGCAGGAAATGCAAAAAGTTATTGATGCAGAAGCTGCAAACACAGCAAATTTTGATATTGAAGTTTATAATAAATATGTTGAAACAGATGCTGCAAAAGAGCTTGGAAACACAGTATTCATTGATAACTGTGCTGCCTGTCACCTTGAAGATGGTGGTGGTGATATCGGTCCAAACTTAACAGATAAGCACTGGAAAAATATTAAGAAATTTGCGCCAGAACAAATCTATAGTTTCATTGTTCATGGTAACGTTGATATGGGGATGCCTGCATGGGGAGAAGTTCTAAGTAAAGAAGATATTATGGCCGTAACTGACCATGTAATTCAGCTTCAAGGAACAACTCCAGCTAAGGCAAAAGAGCCTCAAGGTGAAATACTAGATTACTAA
- the ccoG gene encoding cytochrome c oxidase accessory protein CcoG: MANKNQFELHDSRLGTVDEKGHRVYLFPEEVKGFWRTRREIFYWFLIFFYLILPWIYIQGEQMILLNIPAREFSFFTYKFYAHNAPILIFVILGFLFFIGFITSILGRVWCGWACPQTVFITSIFLKLEALIEGKPRQRKKLNDSPWNKEKIIKKSLKWIVFTIVSLHISHTFLGYFVGTHHLVSVSFQNPAENFTLFSIMLFLTALFLLDFGWFREQFCIIACPYGRMQSVIMDDNSMAILYDEKRGEPRRQPGMKPNEHGDCINCYACVKACPTGIDIRRGVQLECIACTNCIDACDDIMVKTKRPKGLIRYDTQSNMEGKGRHIFSFRNIAYLIVLIGLLIGFIFSVSMSQGITTTVLRGPGTPFRVQSDTKTLNHFQIVLEQSGDIKTHNVKFAIEGVDKENYEIKMQRNPFEFTTTHKRQNVFIVFDNSILEKGSRKFTFIITDLDTNKVIKKEAVLVGPTK, translated from the coding sequence ATGGCAAATAAGAACCAATTTGAATTACACGACTCACGCCTAGGCACAGTGGATGAAAAAGGTCACCGTGTCTACCTCTTCCCAGAAGAGGTAAAAGGCTTTTGGCGAACAAGGCGTGAGATATTCTATTGGTTCTTAATATTCTTTTATCTCATCTTGCCGTGGATTTATATTCAAGGAGAACAAATGATTCTCCTTAATATCCCGGCAAGAGAGTTTTCATTTTTTACATATAAATTCTATGCTCATAATGCACCAATCCTTATATTTGTCATTCTTGGCTTCCTCTTCTTTATTGGATTCATCACAAGTATCCTTGGAAGAGTATGGTGTGGTTGGGCCTGTCCTCAGACAGTATTTATCACTTCAATTTTCCTCAAACTAGAGGCACTAATTGAAGGAAAGCCAAGACAAAGAAAAAAACTTAACGATTCTCCATGGAACAAAGAAAAAATCATTAAGAAATCACTAAAGTGGATTGTCTTTACGATTGTTTCTCTTCATATTTCTCATACATTTCTCGGCTACTTCGTAGGAACACACCACCTTGTATCAGTCAGTTTCCAAAACCCGGCCGAAAACTTCACTCTATTTTCTATTATGCTCTTTTTGACTGCATTATTTCTTTTAGACTTTGGCTGGTTTAGAGAGCAATTTTGTATCATTGCTTGTCCTTACGGAAGAATGCAATCAGTAATAATGGACGATAACTCGATGGCAATTCTCTACGATGAAAAACGTGGGGAGCCGAGGCGTCAGCCAGGGATGAAGCCTAACGAGCACGGTGACTGTATTAACTGCTATGCATGTGTAAAGGCCTGCCCGACAGGTATTGATATTAGACGTGGTGTTCAACTTGAATGCATTGCTTGTACTAATTGTATTGATGCATGTGATGATATCATGGTGAAAACAAAGAGACCCAAGGGTTTAATTCGCTACGATACTCAAAGTAATATGGAAGGCAAAGGACGCCATATTTTTTCATTTAGAAATATCGCTTATCTTATTGTCTTAATTGGACTTTTAATCGGCTTTATTTTCAGTGTCTCAATGTCACAAGGAATTACGACTACTGTCCTCAGAGGTCCAGGTACACCTTTTAGAGTACAGTCAGATACAAAGACATTAAATCATTTCCAAATTGTTTTAGAACAAAGTGGTGATATAAAAACTCATAATGTGAAATTTGCTATCGAAGGTGTTGATAAAGAAAACTATGAGATAAAAATGCAAAGAAACCCTTTTGAGTTTACGACAACTCACAAGAGACAAAACGTATTTATTGTCTTCGATAATAGTATATTAGAAAAAGGAAGTCGTAAGTTTACTTTTATCATTACTGATTTAGATACAAATAAAGTTATAAAAAAAGAGGCGGTACTCGTTGGACCAACTAAGTAG
- a CDS encoding sulfite exporter TauE/SafE family protein, translated as MDQLSSLQGISPYLIISAGLTMGLVANFHCVGMCGGITMAVSRNVGQNLSYQLGRLLGYLSVALIIPTLGFTLLDFKGNPYLMLFSSLSIGLILIWMGAKKVFKFNNFKFAAKISQKLHQLNARLWPAISKKVGNRPYLFNFSIGSISVLLPCGLLWAMLALAISAASPALAALFVFFFWLGTLPGLVFGPTLIQKIKFPAKVQMGIPYLFLIIGTVTIAYRVYTMWNPQAGAPLCH; from the coding sequence TTGGACCAACTAAGTAGTCTCCAAGGCATTTCTCCATATCTCATTATAAGCGCAGGCTTAACAATGGGACTTGTGGCAAATTTCCACTGTGTGGGAATGTGTGGTGGCATAACAATGGCCGTCTCAAGAAATGTCGGTCAAAATCTCTCATACCAATTGGGAAGACTACTAGGTTACCTATCAGTTGCACTAATTATTCCAACTCTAGGTTTTACTCTACTTGACTTTAAAGGCAACCCTTACTTAATGCTTTTTTCGAGTCTAAGTATTGGACTCATTCTTATATGGATGGGTGCAAAGAAAGTCTTTAAGTTTAATAATTTTAAATTTGCTGCAAAGATCTCTCAAAAGCTTCATCAATTGAACGCAAGGCTTTGGCCTGCAATATCAAAGAAGGTTGGAAATAGGCCTTACCTATTTAACTTTTCTATTGGAAGTATTAGCGTCTTACTTCCTTGTGGTCTACTTTGGGCGATGCTAGCTCTTGCTATCAGTGCAGCTTCCCCTGCCCTTGCGGCCCTATTTGTTTTCTTCTTTTGGCTTGGAACTTTACCTGGTTTAGTTTTTGGCCCAACACTTATTCAAAAAATTAAATTCCCGGCCAAGGTGCAAATGGGAATCCCATACTTATTTCTAATCATTGGAACGGTGACAATTGCATATCGAGTATATACAATGTGGAACCCCCAAGCTGGAGCCCCACTATGTCATTAA
- a CDS encoding cation:proton antiporter, translating into MFNFIDPSDTQAVIPILGLCLLLCLIVARFSKNIGIPKVSGFIILGILLGPYVSGVITHEFLEKTSYLSDLALGLILFNIGGEFNKYLLRRISEQVVKESHIKVALMFFFSFILFAITLLIFSSFTFSNILIISFMLAVISVEAAPPTTVLVMKEYNSHGPLTDAIMIHLGIVTGVTIIGTLIFTAIFEATGVWPSFDTPYETILSMAKVIFGSIAIGVVLGILLAWLENFENKIGNFLFSIVTMLIFAQTLTYFLNLNVLLVSLVMGFTITQASSKGRLIHTTVRDMGSSLYAIFFVYAGTHINIAGIISEGALYVLMYIVVRVISIYFANKVFAYRVKENDYHNLGHCLYSHAGTAIAVAMVIGEIPHVTSEIIFQTIISSIFIFELAGPLILKETLKRSGEISVEMMNDAASRYGPDQTRSFFKITKDFIDNSISALKK; encoded by the coding sequence TTGTTCAACTTTATTGACCCATCAGACACTCAGGCCGTTATTCCTATTCTGGGATTATGCCTACTTCTATGTCTTATTGTGGCCAGGTTTTCGAAGAATATTGGGATTCCAAAAGTCTCTGGTTTCATTATCTTGGGCATACTACTTGGGCCATATGTAAGTGGTGTGATAACTCATGAGTTCTTAGAAAAAACAAGTTACCTCTCCGATCTTGCCCTAGGACTTATTCTATTCAATATAGGTGGCGAGTTTAATAAGTATCTTTTGAGGCGTATATCAGAGCAGGTTGTGAAAGAATCACATATAAAAGTTGCCCTCATGTTCTTCTTTAGTTTTATTCTCTTTGCCATCACCCTATTGATTTTTTCTTCCTTCACTTTTAGTAATATCCTTATTATTTCATTTATGCTTGCTGTTATAAGTGTTGAAGCGGCTCCCCCTACAACAGTTCTTGTTATGAAAGAGTATAATAGCCATGGGCCATTAACAGATGCAATCATGATTCACCTAGGAATTGTCACTGGTGTTACAATCATTGGAACTTTAATCTTTACTGCTATCTTTGAGGCCACAGGTGTTTGGCCATCTTTTGATACTCCATACGAGACCATCTTAAGTATGGCCAAGGTCATTTTTGGCTCTATTGCTATCGGTGTTGTTCTAGGAATCCTACTTGCCTGGCTAGAGAATTTTGAAAATAAAATTGGAAACTTTCTCTTTTCAATTGTAACAATGCTGATATTTGCGCAAACCCTTACTTATTTTTTAAACTTGAACGTCCTATTGGTTTCCTTAGTGATGGGCTTTACCATCACTCAGGCTTCTTCCAAAGGTCGCCTCATTCATACTACCGTAAGAGATATGGGAAGCTCCCTCTATGCAATTTTCTTCGTCTATGCTGGTACCCATATCAATATTGCAGGTATTATCTCAGAGGGCGCTCTCTATGTTCTCATGTATATAGTCGTTAGAGTAATTTCAATTTACTTTGCTAATAAAGTCTTTGCCTATCGTGTAAAAGAAAATGACTACCACAATCTTGGCCACTGTCTATATTCACATGCAGGTACGGCCATAGCGGTTGCAATGGTTATTGGAGAAATCCCACATGTAACAAGTGAAATCATCTTTCAAACAATAATCTCTAGTATATTCATATTTGAGTTAGCTGGTCCCCTTATCCTAAAGGAAACATTGAAGCGAAGTGGAGAGATATCAGTGGAGATGATGAACGATGCTGCAAGTCGTTACGGCCCAGATCAAACACGAAGTTTCTTTAAAATTACGAAAGATTTCATTGATAATAGTATTTCCGCCCTTAAAAAGTAG
- a CDS encoding diacylglycerol/polyprenol kinase family protein has translation MDTTSMTANEQDTCEVKASETENTDKNNDKKEEITKTRKDLHMPRRIFHFSMGVIAGMIYKHFLTHTQAVHILGVATCLFYILEQIRLNYPENKLTKLGSKYLLRAEEQLKESASMPYLMGLLLTILTFPKTIALVAIFTLAVCDPLSAIIGIRFGKTKLAPNRSLEGTVAFLIATLAIHIGVLTSVYTFDVKLALVCVFSSIVVTGFDFLDFKIDDNLTIPLVTASSIWVFLALIM, from the coding sequence ATGGATACAACCTCAATGACTGCTAATGAACAAGACACTTGTGAAGTGAAAGCAAGTGAGACAGAAAATACAGATAAGAATAACGATAAGAAAGAAGAGATAACAAAAACTCGTAAAGACCTTCACATGCCGCGTCGTATCTTCCATTTCTCGATGGGAGTTATTGCAGGAATGATTTATAAGCACTTTCTTACTCACACTCAGGCCGTGCATATCTTAGGGGTGGCCACGTGTCTTTTCTATATTCTTGAACAAATTCGTTTAAACTATCCAGAAAACAAGTTAACAAAACTTGGTTCAAAATATCTTCTAAGAGCAGAGGAGCAACTTAAAGAATCGGCATCAATGCCTTATCTCATGGGGCTACTTCTTACAATTTTAACATTTCCAAAAACTATTGCACTTGTGGCCATCTTTACACTAGCAGTATGTGATCCATTAAGTGCCATTATTGGAATTCGATTTGGTAAGACAAAGTTAGCGCCTAATAGATCTCTTGAAGGTACTGTTGCATTTCTTATTGCAACTCTAGCAATCCACATTGGTGTACTTACAAGTGTTTACACTTTTGATGTGAAACTCGCATTAGTATGTGTTTTTAGCTCAATTGTCGTAACCGGTTTTGACTTCTTAGACTTTAAAATTGATGACAATCTCACAATTCCACTTGTGACAGCTTCTTCAATTTGGGTATTTCTTGCATTGATTATGTAG
- a CDS encoding metal-dependent hydrolase, translating to MDPVSQAVVGTMAALGSIRRKKTKTTEKESGPSFKAIALWGALGGLAPDLDVLIRSASDPLFHVQFHRHFTHSIFFIPIGALVVSLFLRLFRVPIKRSYLYTFLGYATHGTLDAFTNYGTQLFWPLSDMRVALNGVAVIDPLCTIPLVILVLVAIRLKDIRFNIAAITYLCLFMSLGLYQKQRVTEFLISKSLINNETTRFMVKPTIFNNVVWRSIVLDQSQAKFYAVKSIPFGEIKLYPKHESAKIVKEDEIENLLKHYDSKKFSYDYERFKHFTSGYLHWGKNNTIVDSRYSILPYSSEAMWSVQFHKGPGHVHFNTERAVDVNARKEFLKLLLDF from the coding sequence GTGGATCCAGTTTCTCAAGCCGTTGTGGGAACAATGGCAGCTCTTGGAAGCATACGTAGAAAGAAAACTAAGACGACTGAAAAGGAGTCTGGCCCAAGCTTTAAGGCCATTGCCTTGTGGGGTGCTCTGGGGGGATTAGCTCCGGACTTAGATGTATTAATTCGCTCAGCTAGTGATCCTCTTTTTCACGTACAATTTCATCGCCATTTTACTCATTCCATTTTCTTTATTCCCATAGGTGCTCTTGTCGTCAGTTTATTCTTGCGATTATTTAGAGTGCCAATTAAAAGAAGTTATCTCTATACTTTCCTAGGTTATGCCACTCATGGAACTCTTGATGCTTTTACTAATTACGGGACACAGCTTTTTTGGCCACTCAGTGATATGCGTGTTGCTCTAAATGGTGTTGCAGTCATTGATCCTCTTTGCACAATACCGCTTGTGATTCTTGTCTTAGTCGCTATTAGGCTTAAAGATATACGATTTAATATAGCGGCCATTACTTATCTTTGTTTGTTTATGAGTCTAGGCCTTTACCAAAAGCAGAGGGTGACTGAGTTTTTGATTAGTAAATCGCTAATTAATAATGAAACAACACGCTTTATGGTTAAACCAACAATCTTTAATAATGTCGTATGGAGATCTATTGTTCTAGATCAGTCTCAAGCGAAATTCTATGCTGTAAAAAGTATTCCTTTTGGCGAGATTAAACTTTATCCAAAACATGAAAGCGCAAAGATTGTAAAAGAGGATGAGATTGAAAACTTACTCAAGCATTATGATTCAAAAAAGTTCTCTTATGATTATGAACGCTTTAAGCACTTTACTAGTGGCTACCTACATTGGGGAAAGAATAACACTATAGTAGATTCTCGCTATAGCATTCTGCCATATTCTTCTGAGGCCATGTGGTCTGTTCAATTTCATAAGGGCCCAGGCCACGTTCATTTTAATACTGAAAGGGCCGTTGATGTGAATGCTAGAAAAGAATTCTTAAAGCTACTCTTAGATTTCTAA
- a CDS encoding NAD-dependent deacylase: MDFLKELTGSHSIKNICVLSGAGISKESGLKTFRDQNGLWENHDIYEVASPLAFKNNPTLVYEFYNQRRRQLLSDEVTPNAAHIKLGELEASGEYTVNIITQNVDNLHESGGSKNVYHMHGELLKARCIKTGRVYQWLDDLTGESRCECCHTKGNLRPDIVWFGEVPHHLDEIQQILLDCDLFISIGTSGLVYPAANFVTMAKSAGAYCLEINPHPTNNAQLFDYTIDKTATEGVIKIVENLLHIS, translated from the coding sequence ATGGATTTTCTAAAAGAGCTTACAGGTTCACATTCAATAAAAAATATCTGTGTCTTAAGTGGTGCAGGTATCTCAAAAGAGTCAGGTCTTAAGACTTTTCGTGATCAGAATGGCCTTTGGGAAAATCATGATATTTATGAAGTGGCCTCCCCCTTGGCCTTTAAAAACAATCCCACTTTAGTTTATGAATTCTACAATCAAAGAAGACGTCAGCTTTTAAGCGATGAGGTAACTCCCAATGCTGCCCATATAAAACTTGGTGAACTTGAAGCAAGTGGTGAGTATACAGTTAATATCATTACGCAAAATGTGGACAACCTCCATGAATCTGGTGGCTCAAAGAACGTCTATCATATGCACGGAGAACTTCTAAAGGCCCGCTGTATAAAAACGGGTCGTGTCTATCAATGGCTTGACGATTTAACTGGCGAAAGTCGCTGTGAGTGTTGTCATACAAAGGGCAATCTTAGGCCAGATATTGTCTGGTTTGGAGAAGTCCCCCATCATCTCGATGAAATCCAACAGATCTTACTTGATTGTGACTTATTTATCTCTATTGGAACGTCAGGTTTAGTCTATCCAGCGGCCAACTTTGTAACTATGGCCAAAAGCGCTGGTGCATACTGTCTTGAAATTAATCCCCATCCAACTAATAACGCTCAATTATTTGACTACACAATAGATAAGACTGCGACAGAGGGCGTCATAAAAATAGTTGAGAACTTATTACATATCTCTTAA